One Paraburkholderia kururiensis DNA window includes the following coding sequences:
- a CDS encoding DUF6538 domain-containing protein, which yields MRLASHLRLSRHGVYSFRLVLPASLRAALGQTEIKRSLGTKNPASARLLAYALSAKLLPIIDQARRLVAFDPDNIDAQAIRRLIVEGLRVEPNGAVFVDRLETTPGREAEELREFAAMVERTRSRTQQRMAGEPSAAQLAERDELAAAIGLAPRAPVDVPQKLDEAIAAWLSHLGALAGSTRKAYATALAGLARAVGGPDAMVHAITRGQCIRYAEGLLAPGAEGKPLHPKTVRSQINASELFLKWAVGNGRHLGPNPLEGVARPSPTRSDEGGAEAFTLDELRLIFEPERYNKAKRPHQFWAPLIALFTGARANEIAQLRLSDLEEVDGLPCIRIDHDPRGDNPTRTKNADSVRTIPMHPELIRLGLLIYTEDVRSAGGTRLFPHLPMDSMGKREKYISRDFNEKHLPDVGVHQPRRKVFHSFRDTAETAFHANGANPVQIDEWIGHKAEGMGASRYKAKFTPAQLAELVLPKLQYPGLDLSSLRYWPARWNDWLAKNLRP from the coding sequence ATGCGTTTAGCGTCCCACCTGCGCCTGTCCCGGCACGGCGTTTATTCGTTTCGCCTCGTCCTCCCTGCTTCGCTTCGAGCCGCCCTCGGTCAAACCGAAATCAAGCGGTCGCTCGGCACGAAGAACCCCGCCTCGGCGCGGCTCCTGGCCTACGCGCTGTCCGCTAAACTGCTGCCAATCATCGACCAAGCGAGGCGGCTGGTGGCATTCGATCCCGACAACATCGACGCGCAAGCGATTCGCCGCCTCATCGTCGAAGGCCTGCGCGTCGAGCCAAATGGCGCGGTTTTCGTCGACCGGCTCGAAACCACGCCAGGCCGCGAGGCCGAAGAGCTGCGCGAGTTCGCCGCCATGGTCGAGCGAACGAGGTCGCGGACGCAGCAACGCATGGCCGGCGAGCCGAGCGCGGCCCAGCTCGCGGAGCGCGACGAGTTGGCGGCGGCGATCGGGCTCGCGCCGCGCGCACCGGTCGACGTGCCGCAAAAGCTAGACGAGGCGATTGCCGCCTGGCTTTCCCACCTTGGGGCGCTGGCGGGCTCCACGCGAAAAGCCTACGCGACCGCCCTCGCGGGACTCGCCCGCGCGGTCGGCGGACCGGACGCCATGGTCCACGCGATCACGCGCGGCCAGTGCATCCGCTACGCCGAAGGTCTGCTCGCGCCAGGGGCGGAAGGCAAGCCGCTCCACCCGAAGACCGTCCGCTCGCAGATCAACGCCTCGGAGCTGTTTCTGAAATGGGCAGTCGGCAACGGCCGGCACCTTGGACCCAACCCGCTTGAAGGGGTTGCCCGGCCATCGCCAACGCGCAGCGACGAGGGCGGTGCGGAAGCGTTCACGCTCGACGAGCTGCGCTTGATCTTCGAGCCGGAGAGATACAACAAAGCCAAGAGGCCGCATCAATTTTGGGCTCCGCTGATCGCCCTCTTCACCGGGGCGCGGGCCAACGAGATCGCGCAGCTTCGGTTGTCGGACCTTGAAGAGGTAGACGGCTTGCCGTGTATTCGCATCGACCACGACCCTCGCGGCGACAACCCCACGCGCACCAAGAACGCGGATTCGGTGCGGACGATCCCGATGCACCCAGAACTGATCCGCTTGGGGCTGCTCATCTACACCGAGGATGTTCGGAGCGCGGGCGGAACGAGGCTCTTTCCGCATTTGCCGATGGACTCTATGGGGAAGCGGGAGAAATACATCAGCCGCGACTTCAACGAAAAACACCTTCCGGATGTCGGCGTCCACCAGCCGCGCCGCAAGGTGTTCCACAGCTTTCGAGACACTGCCGAGACCGCGTTCCACGCCAACGGCGCGAACCCGGTGCAAATTGACGAATGGATCGGCCACAAGGCGGAGGGGATGGGCGCCTCGCGCTACAAGGCGAAGTTCACGCCCGCGCAGCTCGCGGAGCTGGTCTTGCCGAAGCTCCAATATCCGGGGCTCGACCTGAGCAGTCTGCGCTACTGGCCGGCACGATGGAATGACTGGCTGGCGAAGAATCTGCGACCGTAA
- a CDS encoding type VI immunity family protein — translation MDKNFLDWAKANQGKALVQNALLEPRYAHDGIGAAVVVRASLYFERAFDAAVREAIVDCFEDYCASPGCKLTFLWNNGKAAQAFDKAKPMRAIAASLGPEDRFDFCYVGGGRASDASLFKFEVTGLRQWQEKMGTRGLNSMAFSWPVVAVQENPDAFAKLFFDAARRLSAVHGQAGCAVNLSPTEAEPNEPTEYWISQIMPGMDVGRPEFNSVRDLKGKIKTVNWLTALGKPMLAEVGGVAALRAELPPSWYSIGDYGAGIVIRAGVLPESGISDSEDKPPVPPPAYVVLDHALRAVRAEDMDILQRGTVNAGAPVYNTRQSTAAWLRRFETDENGLLAAKAALLDTPPLLPANALPNPL, via the coding sequence ATGGACAAGAATTTTCTCGACTGGGCCAAGGCCAACCAAGGAAAGGCCTTGGTGCAAAACGCGCTGTTGGAGCCGCGCTACGCGCACGACGGCATTGGCGCGGCGGTTGTCGTCCGCGCCTCGCTCTATTTCGAGCGCGCGTTCGACGCCGCCGTTCGGGAGGCGATCGTCGATTGCTTCGAAGACTACTGCGCGTCGCCAGGCTGCAAGCTGACGTTTTTGTGGAACAACGGGAAGGCCGCGCAAGCGTTCGACAAGGCCAAGCCCATGCGAGCGATCGCCGCGAGCCTCGGTCCGGAGGATCGCTTCGACTTCTGCTACGTCGGCGGAGGGCGAGCGTCGGACGCGAGCCTGTTCAAGTTCGAGGTCACGGGCCTGCGCCAATGGCAGGAGAAGATGGGCACGCGGGGGCTCAACTCGATGGCGTTCTCGTGGCCTGTCGTCGCCGTCCAGGAGAACCCGGACGCCTTCGCGAAGCTGTTCTTCGACGCGGCGCGTCGATTGAGCGCCGTTCACGGCCAAGCCGGATGCGCGGTCAACCTCTCTCCAACTGAGGCCGAGCCGAACGAGCCGACGGAATACTGGATTTCTCAAATCATGCCGGGCATGGATGTCGGCCGGCCCGAGTTCAATTCCGTTCGAGACCTGAAAGGAAAGATCAAGACCGTCAACTGGCTCACCGCGCTTGGCAAGCCGATGCTCGCCGAGGTCGGCGGCGTCGCGGCGCTGCGCGCGGAGCTCCCGCCGAGCTGGTATTCGATCGGCGATTATGGCGCGGGAATCGTCATTCGCGCGGGCGTCCTGCCCGAGTCGGGCATCTCCGACAGCGAGGACAAGCCCCCGGTCCCGCCGCCCGCCTACGTCGTCCTCGACCACGCCCTTCGCGCGGTTCGCGCGGAGGACATGGACATCCTCCAACGCGGCACCGTCAACGCGGGCGCTCCCGTCTACAACACCCGCCAGTCGACGGCCGCCTGGTTGCGACGCTTCGAAACCGATGAAAACGGGCTCCTGGCCGCGAAAGCCGCCCTGCTCGACACGCCTCCCCTCTTGCCGGCCAACGCGCTGCCGAACCCGCTCTGA
- a CDS encoding MFS transporter: MATIGGQLSHAPMTGAEKRVIFASSLGTVFEWYDFYLAGSLAAFISKSFFSGVNPTAGFIFTLLGFAAGFAVRPFGAIVFGRLGDLVGRKYTFLVTIVIMGLSTFVVGFLPGYASIGIASPVIFIAMRLAQGLALGGEYGGAATYVAEHAPAGRRGFYTAWIQTTATLGLFLSLLVILGVRTFVGEEQFGAWAWRIPFIASIVLLAISVWIRLQLNESPVFARIKAEGKTSKAPLTEAFGQWKNLKIVILALIGLTAGQAVVWYTGQFYALFFLTQTLKVDGASANILIAIALLIGTPFFLFFGSLSDRIGRKPIIMAGCLIAALTYFPLFKALTHYANPALDAATQKSPIVVVANPDECSFQFNPVGTAKFTSSCDIAKGALSKAGLNYTNVAAPAGTVAQIKVGDTVVEAYDGKATDAKAKGAAFDKSLGSTLKAAGYPPKADPSQINWPMSVVILTILVIYVTMVYGPIAAMLVEMFPTRIRYTSMSLPYHIGNGWFGGFLPATAFAIVAAKGDIYSGLWYPVVIALATFVIGILFVKETKDSDIYAQD, encoded by the coding sequence ATGGCAACCATAGGCGGGCAGCTATCGCACGCACCCATGACAGGCGCCGAAAAGCGGGTGATTTTCGCCTCGTCGCTGGGCACGGTTTTCGAGTGGTACGACTTTTACCTCGCCGGATCGCTGGCGGCTTTCATCAGCAAGAGCTTCTTTTCCGGCGTCAATCCCACCGCCGGCTTCATCTTCACCCTGCTGGGCTTTGCCGCGGGCTTCGCCGTTCGACCGTTCGGCGCCATCGTCTTCGGACGCCTGGGTGACCTGGTCGGCCGCAAATATACGTTCCTCGTCACCATCGTGATCATGGGTCTGTCGACGTTCGTGGTCGGCTTCCTGCCCGGTTACGCGTCCATAGGCATTGCGTCGCCCGTTATTTTCATCGCGATGCGGCTTGCGCAGGGGCTCGCACTCGGCGGTGAGTATGGCGGTGCGGCGACGTACGTGGCCGAACATGCGCCGGCCGGCCGACGCGGCTTCTACACCGCGTGGATCCAGACCACCGCGACGCTGGGCCTCTTCCTGTCGCTGCTCGTGATTCTCGGCGTGCGCACGTTCGTGGGCGAAGAGCAGTTCGGTGCGTGGGCCTGGCGCATTCCGTTCATTGCGTCAATCGTCCTGCTGGCCATTTCCGTTTGGATCCGGCTGCAACTCAACGAATCGCCCGTGTTCGCGCGCATCAAGGCAGAGGGCAAGACGTCGAAGGCTCCGCTGACCGAGGCGTTCGGCCAGTGGAAGAACCTCAAGATCGTGATCCTCGCGCTGATCGGCCTGACCGCCGGCCAGGCCGTGGTGTGGTACACCGGCCAGTTCTACGCACTCTTCTTCCTCACGCAGACGCTGAAGGTGGATGGCGCGAGCGCCAACATCCTGATCGCGATCGCGCTCCTGATCGGCACGCCATTCTTCCTGTTCTTCGGCTCGCTCTCGGACCGCATCGGCCGCAAGCCGATCATCATGGCCGGTTGCCTGATTGCGGCACTTACGTATTTCCCGCTCTTCAAGGCGCTCACGCACTACGCCAACCCGGCGCTCGACGCCGCCACGCAGAAGTCGCCGATCGTCGTGGTCGCGAACCCGGACGAATGCTCGTTCCAGTTCAACCCGGTGGGAACGGCGAAGTTCACCTCATCATGCGATATCGCGAAGGGTGCGCTGTCGAAGGCCGGTCTGAACTACACCAACGTGGCTGCGCCGGCGGGAACGGTAGCGCAAATCAAGGTGGGCGATACGGTGGTCGAGGCGTATGACGGCAAGGCAACCGACGCGAAGGCGAAGGGCGCTGCGTTCGACAAATCGCTCGGCTCGACGCTGAAAGCCGCCGGCTATCCGCCGAAGGCCGACCCGTCGCAGATCAACTGGCCCATGTCGGTCGTGATCCTGACGATTCTCGTCATCTACGTGACGATGGTGTACGGCCCGATCGCCGCGATGCTGGTAGAGATGTTCCCGACGCGGATCCGCTATACGTCCATGTCGCTGCCGTATCACATCGGCAACGGCTGGTTCGGCGGCTTCCTGCCCGCCACAGCCTTCGCGATCGTGGCGGCCAAGGGCGATATCTATTCGGGGCTGTGGTATCCGGTCGTGATCGCGCTCGCGACGTTCGTGATCGGCATACTGTTCGTGAAGGAGACCAAAGACTCGGACATCTACGCCCAGGATTGA
- a CDS encoding helix-turn-helix domain-containing protein, producing MMFIGSNLRTARLFHGLSLQELGERIDRSKQFLSRIEAGVDAPTPALVDAFCSELKVLPEFFTEPDPMPIADEQCHFRKQLTTKVALRQVARAKGEMLKRMVNALEEHLDLPKYNFDEGDGSSADSIERAAERARAHWDLGLGPIQNMTRVAENAGAVVVPLNGLASEIDAISFATRRPVIGVNPEGRSACRTRFGIAHEVGHFFLHVGVQTGDKLTESQANRFASSFLMPGRYFAPECRAALRGSRLNWAALSEIKMRWGVSKAAALYRGRQLGVFSDEQYRSGVIGLTRHGEARVEVEDAKMQPEQPELVVDSVEVLRDSFGISQEDIARQMRVDPVLLRELLSNQAGAIETPATNVVRFPISRAQRPLRTVDR from the coding sequence ATGATGTTCATCGGGTCCAACCTGCGCACGGCGCGTCTATTCCACGGGTTGTCCCTGCAAGAGCTGGGAGAGCGGATTGACCGCTCAAAACAGTTTCTTAGCCGCATCGAGGCGGGCGTCGACGCGCCGACGCCCGCGCTCGTCGACGCTTTCTGCTCCGAGCTGAAAGTCCTGCCCGAGTTTTTCACGGAGCCGGACCCCATGCCGATCGCGGACGAGCAGTGTCATTTCCGCAAGCAGCTCACGACAAAGGTGGCGCTGCGGCAAGTGGCGCGAGCGAAGGGCGAGATGTTGAAGCGGATGGTCAACGCGCTTGAAGAACATCTTGATTTGCCGAAATACAACTTCGACGAGGGCGATGGCTCGTCGGCGGATTCGATTGAGCGCGCCGCTGAGCGGGCTCGCGCTCATTGGGACCTCGGGCTTGGCCCAATTCAGAACATGACCCGCGTTGCGGAGAACGCGGGAGCGGTCGTGGTTCCGCTGAACGGGTTGGCCTCGGAGATCGACGCGATTTCGTTCGCCACCCGCAGGCCGGTTATCGGGGTGAATCCGGAGGGCCGTTCGGCTTGCAGAACGCGCTTCGGCATCGCGCACGAAGTTGGGCACTTCTTTTTGCACGTTGGAGTGCAGACGGGCGACAAACTGACGGAGTCCCAGGCAAATCGGTTTGCCAGTTCGTTTCTCATGCCCGGGCGGTATTTCGCCCCGGAGTGCCGCGCTGCGTTGCGAGGGAGCCGATTGAATTGGGCGGCGTTGTCCGAGATCAAGATGAGATGGGGCGTTTCGAAGGCGGCCGCGCTCTACCGGGGAAGGCAACTGGGTGTCTTTTCCGATGAGCAATACAGGAGCGGCGTCATCGGGTTGACCCGGCACGGCGAAGCGAGAGTCGAGGTGGAGGACGCGAAGATGCAGCCAGAGCAACCGGAGTTGGTGGTCGACAGCGTTGAGGTGTTGCGCGACTCCTTTGGCATTTCACAGGAAGACATCGCGCGTCAGATGCGCGTCGACCCTGTGCTTCTTCGCGAGCTTCTTTCGAACCAGGCGGGAGCGATTGAGACGCCAGCCACGAACGTTGTGCGGTTTCCGATAAGCAGAGCCCAGCGCCCATTGCGGACAGTGGATCGTTGA
- a CDS encoding PAAR domain-containing protein, with product MSAFIRKGDTTDHGGRVLACSPLSKVDGKPVARLGDMVSCPKCGGVYPIVQILPRGMTMDGKPPAFEGDKTACGATLIASQSSATAQPTSGPGGHAGPIANHQTAGDTSGPYRGRFQVLDETTGKPIANHPYTLHTADGQKLSGQTDASGYTQWHEADSPASLRFSSESTQSTGFEDDA from the coding sequence ATGAGCGCTTTTATTCGCAAAGGCGACACGACGGACCACGGCGGCCGAGTGCTCGCCTGCTCTCCTCTCAGCAAAGTCGACGGCAAACCCGTCGCCCGCTTGGGAGACATGGTCTCGTGCCCGAAATGCGGCGGCGTCTATCCGATCGTCCAAATCTTGCCGCGCGGGATGACCATGGACGGCAAGCCGCCAGCCTTTGAGGGCGACAAGACGGCTTGCGGCGCCACATTGATCGCGTCGCAATCCAGCGCCACGGCGCAGCCCACCAGCGGGCCGGGCGGGCACGCTGGCCCGATCGCCAACCATCAGACGGCAGGCGACACCTCTGGCCCTTACCGCGGCCGGTTCCAGGTCCTAGACGAAACGACCGGCAAGCCAATCGCGAACCATCCATACACGCTGCACACGGCCGACGGGCAAAAGCTCTCCGGCCAGACCGACGCGAGCGGCTACACGCAGTGGCACGAAGCCGACTCGCCCGCGTCGCTGCGGTTCTCGTCGGAGTCGACGCAGTCGACGGGCTTTGAGGACGACGCGTGA
- a CDS encoding sensor histidine kinase N-terminal domain-containing protein: MTAPLDVRRATGSPPPSPPAAPVPLDDETRDARYENPFAPPDETESAAQARPRSLFGEILDWMLAPLLLLWPMSIAVTYLVAKSIANGPFDRALETDAYVLARQIHPVNGVAELTLPESTRDFLRADNIDSVFFQVLGTRGELVAGDRDMPLPHEDDRPQPGIVEFRDDMLRGNDIRVAYTTVEFPQTPGAQPVLLQVAETLDKRRQLANDIIKGVILPQFVILPLAIVLVWFGLSRGLAPLHALQTNIRARRPDDLSPLEARRAPPEIEPLVTSFNDLLTRLEQNMELQKRFIADAAHQMKTPLAGLRTQAELALRQEAPAEVHRSLQQIATSSEHAARLVTQLLALARAENRLSGQIFSAVDVGEVARHAVRDWVQAALVKQMDLGYEGPDSADPKIEVEGHPVMLREMLSNLIDNAMRYTPPGGRITVRVRPDAAAGVVHLEVEDTGLGIPPAERERVTERFYRILGREGDGSGLGLAIVKEIATMHGGTLAMEDNVYQETPRMAGTLVRVTLRMRGAAQTNGL; the protein is encoded by the coding sequence ATGACCGCGCCTCTCGATGTCCGGCGCGCCACCGGTTCGCCCCCGCCATCGCCGCCCGCCGCTCCCGTACCACTAGACGACGAAACCCGCGACGCGCGCTACGAGAACCCCTTCGCGCCGCCCGACGAAACCGAGAGCGCCGCCCAGGCGCGCCCACGTTCGCTGTTCGGCGAGATTCTCGACTGGATGCTGGCGCCGCTCCTTCTTCTGTGGCCCATGAGCATTGCGGTCACCTACCTCGTGGCGAAATCGATCGCCAACGGGCCGTTCGACCGCGCGCTCGAAACCGATGCCTACGTGCTCGCGCGGCAGATCCATCCCGTGAACGGCGTGGCCGAACTGACGCTGCCCGAGTCCACGCGGGACTTCCTGCGCGCAGACAACATCGACAGCGTGTTCTTCCAGGTGCTCGGCACGCGCGGCGAGCTGGTGGCGGGCGACCGCGACATGCCCCTGCCGCACGAGGACGACCGCCCGCAACCCGGCATCGTCGAGTTTCGCGACGACATGCTGCGCGGCAACGATATCCGCGTGGCCTACACGACCGTCGAGTTTCCTCAGACGCCCGGCGCGCAGCCGGTACTCCTGCAGGTTGCCGAAACGCTGGACAAGCGCCGTCAACTGGCCAACGACATCATCAAGGGCGTGATCCTGCCGCAGTTCGTGATCCTGCCGCTCGCCATCGTGCTCGTCTGGTTCGGCCTCTCGCGCGGCCTCGCGCCGCTGCATGCGCTGCAGACGAATATCCGCGCGCGTCGTCCGGACGACCTCTCGCCGCTCGAAGCGCGTCGCGCGCCGCCGGAAATCGAGCCGCTCGTCACGTCGTTCAACGACCTGCTCACGCGGCTCGAGCAAAACATGGAGTTGCAAAAGCGCTTCATCGCCGACGCCGCGCATCAGATGAAGACGCCGCTTGCCGGCCTGCGCACCCAGGCCGAACTCGCGTTGCGTCAGGAAGCGCCCGCCGAAGTTCATCGTTCGCTCCAGCAGATCGCGACGAGTTCCGAGCACGCGGCACGGCTCGTCACCCAGCTGCTGGCGCTCGCCCGCGCCGAGAACCGCCTGTCCGGGCAAATTTTCAGCGCGGTGGACGTGGGCGAAGTGGCGCGCCACGCCGTGCGCGACTGGGTGCAGGCGGCTCTCGTGAAACAGATGGACCTCGGCTACGAAGGGCCGGACAGCGCCGACCCGAAGATCGAGGTGGAAGGCCATCCCGTGATGCTGCGCGAAATGCTGTCGAACCTCATCGACAACGCAATGCGCTATACGCCCCCCGGCGGCCGCATCACCGTGCGGGTGCGCCCGGATGCGGCGGCGGGCGTCGTGCATCTGGAAGTCGAGGACACGGGGCTCGGCATTCCGCCCGCCGAACGCGAACGCGTAACGGAGCGCTTTTACCGGATTCTCGGCCGCGAGGGCGACGGCAGCGGGCTTGGCCTCGCCATCGTCAAGGAAATCGCCACGATGCACGGCGGCACGCTGGCAATGGAAGATAACGTCTACCAGGAAACGCCCCGCATGGCGGGCACGCTCGTGCGCGTTACGCTGCGTATGCGGGGAGCGGCACAGACGAACGGCCTCTAA
- a CDS encoding VRR-NUC domain-containing protein, whose translation MSGPGYGTGSGSGGLTGGGQTTPVQLRPAFPDPADKKVICKAICVCNREPDTGAAGQSLRQQCVSRNLRDVDRSMGWQSPYKSEVNYDMSRWPPAPIMRSASPTEAHPYLPGWIAKYWPGGQDAYPSGSNAVRRPDVVIVKDGSLPPTQDNIKGVVEIKFPPQTKDPEQEDDYARIAGSPNKVATMGPGDCDCSDDDGGESPVRALSEALSGLGRSLRQMMGQGPASPPGFGGLPMPPAPIPVP comes from the coding sequence GTGAGCGGCCCCGGCTACGGGACGGGCTCGGGGTCTGGCGGCTTGACCGGCGGCGGCCAAACGACGCCGGTCCAACTGCGGCCGGCGTTCCCCGACCCGGCCGACAAGAAGGTCATCTGCAAAGCCATCTGCGTCTGCAACCGCGAGCCCGACACCGGGGCCGCCGGGCAAAGCCTCAGGCAGCAATGCGTGTCGAGGAACCTGCGCGACGTCGACCGTTCGATGGGCTGGCAGAGCCCCTACAAATCGGAAGTGAACTACGACATGTCGCGATGGCCGCCCGCGCCGATCATGCGCTCCGCGTCGCCGACCGAGGCGCACCCTTACTTGCCAGGCTGGATCGCCAAATATTGGCCGGGCGGCCAGGACGCCTACCCCTCCGGCAGCAACGCCGTGCGGCGCCCGGACGTCGTCATCGTCAAGGACGGCTCGCTCCCGCCGACCCAGGACAACATCAAGGGCGTGGTCGAGATCAAGTTCCCGCCGCAAACCAAAGACCCTGAGCAGGAGGACGACTACGCGCGGATCGCCGGCTCCCCCAACAAAGTCGCGACCATGGGGCCGGGCGACTGCGACTGCTCGGACGACGACGGAGGCGAGAGTCCCGTCCGCGCCCTCTCCGAGGCGCTGTCGGGACTGGGGCGCTCGCTGCGCCAGATGATGGGCCAAGGCCCCGCGTCGCCGCCGGGCTTCGGCGGATTGCCGATGCCTCCCGCGCCCATTCCCGTTCCATAA
- a CDS encoding GGDEF domain-containing protein, with protein sequence MSSPVAFIGIAIMSCVMSVAVLGSLLQARIPGLGRWCAGYVVLAVALALLLVQRDAPPAIVTAAVGVMLVLAALLVVQGFRQFFFLRPSFFPEYLLAGAVVSGFVYWTFASVDLDARVSLLSAFLGYVRIAVGWMAYRFRPPGRPRYSYLFVAVSAILGAAVHVGRGLAYGFGFAHQTTFLEATPLNTAFVGMGILTLPCLSIGMVMLAHDRMAERMERMATIDELTGTLVRRAFMARGKTLLDATRASGKRLSIAILDIDNFKTINDRYGHAAGDRTLACFAAAISKGIRCTDLFGRLGGEEFGVLIADASKAEAARLTDQLRASIAALMPQQDGRAKCTFSAGVAEFGQGDTFADAMARADAALYAAKDHGRNCVMAAPATSDGACDVCEAVGAGSDVSLHPLDSQAKTV encoded by the coding sequence ATGTCCAGCCCCGTCGCATTTATCGGCATTGCGATTATGTCCTGCGTGATGAGCGTGGCGGTGCTGGGCTCACTGCTGCAGGCACGCATTCCGGGTCTTGGCCGCTGGTGCGCCGGGTATGTGGTGCTCGCCGTCGCACTCGCGCTGCTGCTCGTGCAGCGCGATGCACCGCCCGCTATCGTCACGGCCGCTGTTGGTGTGATGCTCGTCCTTGCAGCGCTGCTCGTCGTGCAGGGCTTCCGTCAGTTCTTCTTTCTTCGGCCATCGTTTTTCCCTGAGTATCTGCTCGCAGGCGCAGTGGTGTCGGGCTTCGTCTACTGGACCTTTGCCTCAGTCGATCTCGACGCTCGCGTGTCGTTGCTCTCTGCGTTTCTGGGCTACGTGCGCATCGCGGTGGGCTGGATGGCCTACCGCTTTCGCCCGCCGGGTCGTCCGAGATACAGCTATCTGTTCGTGGCGGTCTCCGCGATACTGGGCGCGGCAGTCCATGTCGGACGAGGCCTTGCCTACGGCTTCGGCTTCGCACACCAGACCACGTTCCTCGAAGCCACGCCGCTCAATACGGCGTTTGTCGGCATGGGCATCCTCACGCTGCCGTGCCTGTCGATCGGCATGGTGATGCTCGCGCACGACAGAATGGCCGAACGCATGGAGCGTATGGCCACCATCGACGAACTCACCGGCACGCTGGTGCGCCGCGCGTTCATGGCGCGCGGCAAGACGCTGCTGGACGCGACGCGCGCGTCGGGCAAGCGCCTTTCCATTGCAATTCTCGACATCGACAACTTCAAGACCATCAACGACCGCTACGGCCACGCGGCCGGCGACAGGACGCTCGCGTGTTTTGCCGCGGCCATCTCGAAGGGCATTCGCTGTACCGACCTGTTCGGGCGACTGGGCGGCGAAGAATTCGGCGTGCTGATTGCCGACGCGAGCAAGGCCGAGGCGGCGCGGCTCACCGACCAACTCAGGGCATCGATTGCCGCGCTGATGCCGCAGCAGGACGGCCGCGCGAAGTGCACGTTCAGCGCAGGCGTTGCCGAGTTCGGCCAGGGCGATACCTTCGCGGATGCGATGGCGCGTGCCGATGCCGCGCTGTATGCCGCGAAGGACCACGGTCGCAACTGCGTGATGGCGGCGCCTGCGACAAGCGACGGGGCATGCGACGTCTGCGAGGCGGTCGGCGCAGGGAGCGATGTGTCGCTTCATCCTTTGGACTCACAAGCAAAGACGGTGTAG
- a CDS encoding type III toxin-antitoxin system ToxN/AbiQ family toxin has product MEFYTVSDAYIAYLKAIDNKVPDNYSEKRPYIGVILEVEGHKYLAPLTSYKMKQDRINPSTPTIFKLHEKGDPNNKLGMVAINNMFPILDSEITKVDFTAQEARYRRMLNLQLAFIKSNQDQIRARARALHKLITEKSHKFFASISCDFAALEAGYGGYAQQQSSGTAQAAAAQAMPAGDQAK; this is encoded by the coding sequence ATGGAATTTTACACGGTCAGCGACGCATATATCGCCTACTTGAAGGCCATCGACAATAAAGTTCCAGACAATTACTCGGAGAAAAGACCATATATTGGGGTCATATTGGAGGTGGAAGGGCACAAATATTTGGCACCGCTCACCTCCTACAAAATGAAACAAGATCGAATTAACCCGTCGACCCCGACCATATTCAAATTGCATGAAAAAGGGGACCCAAACAATAAGTTGGGCATGGTCGCGATCAACAACATGTTCCCGATTTTGGATTCTGAGATCACGAAGGTTGATTTCACCGCGCAGGAGGCGCGTTACAGGCGCATGCTAAACCTTCAACTAGCCTTCATCAAATCCAATCAAGATCAGATAAGGGCTCGCGCGCGAGCCCTGCACAAACTGATCACAGAAAAGTCGCATAAGTTCTTCGCCTCTATCAGCTGCGATTTCGCCGCCCTTGAGGCGGGATACGGCGGATACGCGCAGCAACAGTCCTCTGGCACAGCCCAAGCAGCCGCAGCCCAAGCAATGCCAGCAGGCGACCAAGCCAAATAA